Within Garra rufa chromosome 9, GarRuf1.0, whole genome shotgun sequence, the genomic segment AATTCATATCACTGGAGAAAAAAATATCTCAACTGTGTTTCTTCATCTAGAGTTATTATTTTGTTGTACCAGGAGATGAAATTAAAATCTTTCAGTTGTTTGCTGCACTATGGAGGAACCGTGGAGGCCAAAACATGGTTCAGTTTATATACCTAGGTCTTTTGATGCAATTAACCCAACTTGAGTGTCCGCTCTCGTTCTCGATAGATAAAAAGGGATAAGAAGCAAGAGTGTgtgaaagagagggagagaaagagagagaaaaggagGTGAAAATGTACAACATCTTATATACAGTACAGCCTCGGCTGCATCGTAAGTTGAAAACCAGTCCTAGGAGGTGATTTCTTTATAGGGGTCAATTCATACAATCAAGGGTTAAAGAGAAGAGGTCAGGGTGTTGTACGTCCTTGATACTTTGGGGGGGGTATTCTCCTCACCAGCATACTAATGGTTTAAAAACGGTTTAAAAACGAAGCCGACTGAGCCAACATTTTTCCCATGTGGAACAGTGCAGTACGTTTGCAGTATGTTTACAGTTGTGGAGTACTGTACAGAAAATGACAACTCATTTCTGCTGTACACGCATCCAGAAAGGTTGACCGTGTAGCATCAAAATACAACCACCAAACAACGAAGAGTCCACCTGTCAATGTGAACAAGAGCTGTGAATTATTTGCACCCTCTTGGGGGAGGACAAAGGAACAATTAACCCCAAAACTCACTGTAAACAAGACAGCAACTTTGGTAAATAGTTTGTTTTTTCAagctatttattttattcatttatttattttattataaaaagtaCTTCCCCTCAGACAAGGACACAAAAGTTGGGGTCCCTGTCCATGTCATCTAGTTGGCATCAGTGTTACAGTTTGTGTCAGTGTGTTGAGGCTCTGGTTCATGATCCACAGCAAATTCGTGACAACCTTCCCAAAGTGATTCGCAGAGAAAAGAGGGGACCAGTGGGTGTAATATGAAAGGGCttgcataaattaaaaaaacaaaacaaaaaaaacaaaaaacaaaacaagaaacagtCAATTTTCTCTGCTTTCAATCCCCACTCGCCAATGGGGAGGACGGGCAAGGGGGAGGTACGAAAACCAGAGAAGGTGGAGCCACAGCTCCGCACAGCTGTCATGACTGGCCTATCAAAAAGAGTACATCACAGATGACATGGGACACCATTGAGTTCATGAGCGGGGAGACAGAAAGGTCCAGTAGCCGCGATTCATAGAGCGTAAACTCAGAGTGGTTCTCCTCCACCTTAGCCAGAGCGAGCAGAGCCCGAGCAGCCCGCCGCATCATGTCCACACTCGTTGGCTCAAAGTGTGACCCCTGCATGTGCAGTAGGGAACCTTGGCTCTGCTGGAACTGCGTAGCCGCTAAGCTGTCCTCCAAGAAACCCAACAGATTCCCTACACTGGCCTTCTGTACCGCAATGGCACGGGCCGCCAGGCTGTCACCCTGTGCAAGATTGGCCAGCAGCACGACCGCCATCTCCCGACAAACAGGCACCTTTCGCTCCCCAACTAGACGCACAAGGTTACCAAACAGCTTCTCTAATCTACTAAAAGGTGGCGTCGCCAGAATGAGGTCCACATTGTTGTCCTGAATGCTGAGCTTACAGAGGGTCTCCAGGACTAGTCTCTGGGGGGACAAGGCGCCGTTAAGCCCGAGACTTGGGAAGGGGTCTTGGGCTTCCGCCGAAGGACAAACAGCCCAGTGGAGCAAGCCATCCAGCAGAGGCAGGCAGATGCTCTCAGTGTAGACAGAGAAGTCAAGCTGGCCTGAGATGTTGGCAAGAGTGACCAAGCAGTTTTCCCTCAGTACCTCCAAACAGTCCCACCACCACTCGTCTTTCTTACTACCGAGACTTTCATCCACCTCTTCTTCTTTCTCATACGTTAAAGGTGCCTGCTTGCGCTCTGGATGGCGATGGTGGAGAAGCAACAGGCGGCCCAGCAGTAGCAACAGCCCTGCATGCTTCGACATCTCAGAGTCGTTGCCCGGGATGAACGAGAGGCTGCGGACAATGTTGGAGACACAGATGCAGCGACGGGCAAGGGAATCTTGCCAGTCTGAGAGCGTGACGAGAGGAGCTTCGTCCTTGCTGTGTGGCTCATCTTCTAAAACGGCGATGGAGAGCTGACCCTGTAACGATGGGCTTGGAGCTGCTGGCCTGATGTTCTCCGAAGTTGCCGTCTCTGGTACTGGTTTCTCTTGATCTTTCTCTATATGTGAAGTCCCCTCAGAGGCAGTTTCTAAGCAGTCAGCAGGTCTGTCGTCCCTTAGATCTGAAATTCCGTTGGTCACTTTCTCAGTGGATGACTCTGGAGAAGGCTGCCGGTCCACTTCTTTTCCAAGCTCTTCACTGGATGAGGGCAGTGAGGGTGAGCTCTGAGCTCCTCTCTTCCTGTCGGGGACTTGCGAAGGAAGATGCTTCCGTTGGTGCAACAGGTCAATCTTGCTTTCAAAGTGGGTCTGAATGTGTTCTGTTGTATCACCTCCACCGATACTCCAGTGCAGGAGGCCACTGTCAAATTCCTGCAACCGACCGAGCTTACTGGAGCAGTCCACCACAAATGGATCCTTTTTTCGGACGATCTTCAAGGGTAGCTTATCAAACTTGCTAGCCTGTTTGGGCTTCTCTTGAGTAACAGCCAATTCGAGACATGGTGGCTCTGAAGTCTTGGGTTCGGCAGATGACTCTCCTTCAGTCCCTTGGCAATCTTCTTTCTTCACAGAGTCTTCAATTGTCCTTGGCTTTTCTTCCTGCTTTATCTGGAGAGGTCCTTGTGCCATGTGTTGTTCCTGATGTTTTGACCTGTGCATTTCCTCTCCTTCATCTTCGTCCTCTGTTTCTCCATCTTCCTCCATGCCCTCAACCAATGCCTCATCATCCACAGTGTTTTCATCTTTTTTGAGCACACTGGGATCTAACAGAGCTCTTTGTCCTGGATCACCAACTTCATATTCCCTTAGAATCCCAAAGATCTCAATGAGGCAACGTCGGAAATACTCAACGATTAGTTCCAGGAAACCAGGGAGCTTCAAAAGAAAATGTTCGTATGTTATTTAGAATCAAATTTGAGTAACGGCAAtaaacatttttgtcattttcccAAAATGACTCACCTGTATAAGGTTGAAATTTGAAATACTGTTGTCATCATATAACAAGATGTTGATGGTGTCTAAAGCCCATGTACTCTCCGCCAACAGTCCTGATTTGAGGGACATCATAACTCTCCATGCTTCTGGAGTGCCTACAAAAGTAGTATGCGGTTATCTTTCCGTATTTCACAGGTCTGAGCTTGATACATAACCAAAATGTAATTCACtacaaaaaataattaatctTACCAATTTCTTTCATGGTAAGACGCCTACGTGATTTGAGAACTGGTGACGATGCCTCTATGGAACCTGGAGGGAAGGATAGGTCTCTTCTCATCATTGGAGGTTGTACTGAGGAAGGTACAATGTGAGATGCAGGCACTGGAGGTCCTGCCTTCTGCATTTTGATATTGCTGGGTATGTAGGTTGATTTGCTGGGGGAAGTCCTGCTTTCCATAGGCCGAGGCATGGGTGTGGGGCTTGACACCTGTGGAATGTGGTTTTGCATGGATTGGGGAGACTGGTAATTTGACTGCAAGGGTCTGCTCATTGGTGGACAGGCGCCACTAGGGCCATATGGGGGTTGTCGTGGCCCAGGCCACTGCCCCTCATGATTCATGCGTGGTTCAGATGGCATCATGTCTTCTGATCGAGTCATTGCATGGAAGCCAGGGCCCTGACCGGGACCAGTAGGAGGTCCCTGGCGGTTGGGGTAATTGGGGTAGCCCATATCACCTCGACCCTGCCACATGCCACCTTGAGGACCGTCAGGACCAGACTGCATTGGACTGCCCATCATTTGAGGCGGCATGGAACCCTGAGAGCTTGGGCCCGTGCCTGCTTGCATCCGATCTCTTCCAAAGGGGAAAGGGAACTGATTCTGAGGACCAGGTGGGCGACGTTCCGAGCCAGGGTAGGAACTGTTATACTGGTTGTACATTTCCTGACCACTTGAGGGACCACTAGGGGGAGCCTGCGGCGGTGGCTGCGGCTGCTGAGCATTGTAAGGCCCACTGAACATTTCTCCGTCATGATGCCGTTTAGCTGGTGGGTAACCACCATCACCTGGTCTTTTGTAGTTCTAAAGGCaacaatttacatttaaaatatgtgaaaaGGCTTTCAGTAACATTTAATATCAAATTGTTTTATTCACTGCTTTCCTACCGATTGTTGTTGCGGGTACATTCCAGGCTGCTGATTCGGATAGGAGCCACCAGGAGGCGCACCCTGACCAGGATACTGATTACTAAAGGACTCATGCCTGCACAGAGCACCATATGCAAGAGAAATGAGAACTAGATACAGCAGATATACAAATACAACCTCCATATAAAATGAATCACTTAGTGGACTGACCGCTGTTGCTGTGGAGGGTAACGATTTGGTGAGTACATCCCAGATTCAGCATTGGAAGTTAATATATTTGGCTGTGGCACTCCAGGCCCCATGCTGCCTTCTGGGCCCATCCCCGACTCTGGTCTACACAACACAGGAGAGGTTAGAGTTTATTGCATCATGAAATGAAAGCAAAACAATTTGTTTCTTCCCAACGTAAAGAAAAGATTTGGTGTACCTCCTCTCATAGCCGGGGCCATATGGATACTGGTGCCGCTGGCCCATGGGCATGTTTCCCATAGGGCCTGGTGGTCCCCTGTTGTACTGTTCACCGAGATTGCTGTTGGGACCCTGCCCACTAGGCATGAACTGTTCTCCAACTAAGACCACAAGCACACTGCTCATTATACCAGGTAGCTCAACATAAACTAAAATGGCTTATGATTACATGACTACAATACAAACCTTTACGCATACCACTAAAGTGGTCTTTATTGGGTTCATAGGGTCCCATGCGACCAGGCATCTCTGGGGTGCTCATGCCTGACTGGTACCCAGAGTTGGGGGTCATAGTGTTTCTCCGAGAGAAGTCGCTATCAGCAAATGGATCTTGCAGGTTCACACTGCTCCTAAGAAACAGGGCAGGTAAGGAGTGGTTCGCAGTCAAATAACGGATGCAGTGCCACAAAACAAGTCAGCAAAACTCACCTGCCACTTGGCATCGGGGGCATCTGGCTATGTGGGGTGGAGGCAGGAGTAGGGGGCTTCAagtctccactttccgccatgGAGCTGCTGGTAGACTGTGGCGTCTGGGGCCCCTGGAGAGAGCCGGAACCAGCtgtgccataaaaaaaaaaaatttggaataGGGATTTTGTTGCAGCAGTTAAATTGTTAAGATTTAGCTGTACTTGCTTCCATACAAGGTATAATACAAATCCAAGATGCTAGAACTTACCTGGAGAGGGAGGCTGAATCTTGGCCTGGTTCTTTTTGCTGTCTCCAGTCATAATGTCAGGTGGTGGGTCTTCTCCACGCTCAATCTTACATTCAAAAGCATACAGACATTGAATGTACTGCTTTTTCAAAGAGCTGGCAGCACTGCTGGAGGTCCCCACATTCAGATTTGTGGCCAGCTCCCTCCATTTTTTGTTCTTATTAACCTGCAATTACAAGGACGCCAAAGGATATAAGCAAACACCCTAAAAGAAAATTAGTTGAGATCTGCAACATTATCTTAATGTGTATGGGCAGCTTGAATATACCTGTGTAAGACCTCCAATCTCCTTGACGGACACATAGAGGCGGAAGAGATCAAGGGGTTTGCGTCCCACAGCCGGCAGGTTACTCATGCCCATGGCTTTTTCTTCTATGAAAGCCAAGTAACGGTCTACCCACATTTTTCTTTCTGGCTCTGGGCCTAGCTCATACAGCCGAGTGATCTTCTCATTGGTTGTTGTGGAGGAACTTGATTTCTAAGCAGAAGCAGTTTACATAGAAGGAATTACACAGGAAGTGCAACAAAGGATGACTGACTTCTGCTGTGAAGACTTTACACTTCTATGTAAATGTTAAGCAAACCTTTGATTTTGATTCTGTCTTGGGTGTCCCTTCAACTTTGTTATTCATTTTCTGCGCTTGGTTAAGTTTCCCATCCATACCAAAGTCCGGACCAGGAGACAtgcctaagaaaaaaaaaaaaagatacattaaCCATGATTTTGACCTGGCAAGTAAAACGTACTTCAGCTAGGTTTTGTATGATCTTACCACTAGTGTTGTTAGCCATGTTACCACCCATAGGATAGGGTGAGCCCTGGGTATTCATCATACCAGGCATGTTGTTCATGGAAGGGCCATATGGAGGTCCTGAGCCCATCATACCAGGACCAGGAGACATATTGGGATAACCTGGTAGCCTGTGAGGCAAAACACAACATTTAACTTCAAACTACCTGACTGGCTCCAGTTTGTACTTAAAAAGGGCTAATAaatcagacatttaaaatgtgcACTTGTTACAACTTAACTAATAACTCAAGTTTTTGTGTACCTGGTATGTATTGAGTTTGTGGGTCCATGTTGCATTGATGCAACATCCTGCGGCTTTCTGTTGAGGCCTGGAGGTGGGCACATCCCGCTTCCTACTTGAGGGGGCATGTTGCCCATATTAGGACCCATATTGGGACTCATGTTGGGACCCATGTTGGGGCCATAGGGACGTGCACCCATCTGTCCATGAGGCATTCTTCCTGAAGGCATGCCAGCAAACATTGGCCCTCCTCCTGCTTGTCCAGACATAGGGTTTATGGATCCACTCATGCCAGGGCCTGGGTAATTGGCATTAGGCATGCCACTGTAACCAGGCTGCCTGGGGTAACCTGAAGAGGAAGACAGAAAGTTGTACTTTGATACAAAGTTTCCAGGATTGTGCAAACAGTACTTATTCcgttttaaaatatgtgacctttgaccacaaaaccagtcttgagtagcacgggtatatttgtatcaatagccaaaaatccattgtgtgggtcaaaattttagatttttttttaatgccaaaaatcattagaatattaagtaaagatcatgttccatgaagatattttgtaaatttcctccataaatatcaaaacttgatttttgattagtaatatgcattgctaagaacttcacttagGACaactaaaggtgattttctcaatatttggattttttttcagattccagattttcaaatggctgtatctcagccaaatatgtcctatcctaacaaaccatacatcaatggaaagcttatttattcagctttcagataatccgtaaatctcaatttcaaaaagttgacccttatgactgggtttgtgcaTATATGCACGCACATAAATGCAAAACAAGCTTATATAATTCTACCTAATAATAGttaaacaatgacaaaaaaagTTATTTCTGTAGAGAGAAATAAACAGATTTAATAAGAAATCTTATCCCGGACTACAATTTGGGAATCAAACAAAAAGTCTTAACACCACAACACAGTATTAGCAGTTTGGTCAATTAGCAGTTAGCAAATGTGGTGGGATATGGATGCCTCATTGGTGGGTTTTTTAAGAGACTTCCAGGCCCTTGAGTGTTTTAGCAGCATGTAGCGCTGCTGTAACCCACAGTCACTGTAGCTGCTCAACTGACGTGAGCCATGCTACGTCAACTTCCTTTTTTTCACTGACGCTAAAAATAACCACACTATGATCCACTGGTCGCACAGAGAGGAAAAAGACAGAGAGTAAGAAGGATTTGGAGGGACGGCGAGAATTGAAAGATAAAAGTCCAACATCTACACCTCCACTACAGTAAGTTCTCTCAACGTGGGACCTATTTTTAATATGTACATTTTTACTAATCGTTCTAAAATATAAGATCGGTTTTGTGGTTACCACTGAGCCACTTACCCTGTGGGCCATATTGGCCACCTTGAGGCCCATAGTTTGCCATAGAGTTGTTCTGCTGATAAGGGACCATTCCAGCATGCACCTGGCCTCCAGAAGACTGACGTGGAGAAAGTGCAGAGCTAGACTGTGGAGACCCATAGGGTGCCATCTGAGGGTTTCTCTGAATATATCCTGTGCAGACAACAAGATTAATGtgttaatacaataaataaaaaaagagcaTCAAGATGGAAAAAAAACTCCTGTCAATTTGAAGTAGAAGAGTTACCTCTTTCTTGGCCCATGCCAGGTTGATTCATCGAAGGGTGCATTATCCCATCAGACTGTCCACTTGAAGGGCGGGGAGGCATCTGATTCCCTAAAAATGAGAAATTCAAACATTGTGGTgaaaaaaaacactcaaattaaaattaaaataatgaactGATGAACATTCTAGAACTTCATTATTTACTTTAgtattttcaaataatttaaaatgttttcaagcACTCCACGAACTTCCATTAATGAGGAAAAAGAGGAGTTCGAATCACAAACccttactcaaaaaaaaaaaacagattgcaATTGGTGCCACAAAAAACTATTCCAAAACATCTTCATGATGACTGTCCCAAAAGTGGCAATTAcaatttttaacatttcaaattaGTTCAAGGTTTACTAGTCCTACCCGGCATTGTAGCAGGGGACAGTGGCCCAGAACGAGATGCCGAGGCACTGGCAGGTGAGCCCACCGGGGGAGAAGTGTGGGGGGAAAAGGGTGACTGTGCTGGATTGCTCTGTTCTCCTTGACTGCTGGATACTCCAGATGTGCTGACTCCAGGGCTCAGAGCGCCCTCCGTACCAGTAGGTAGGTCATCGATAGAACCAGATAGGTCCTAAGCAAAGAGAACCGTAGTGAGATAGTCAGAAAAATCTACTATTAATGTTGCATAACTAGTGAGAGAGTTTTCCTCTGTATTTTTGGTAAAGAAGAAAAGTAGGGTGGGGACTTCTATATGCAAGCTCgggtttaaagggttagtttacccaaaaacttcgaaacacaaattaattttttgaATTCTTAATCAACATCATAACTTCTCTCTGCTGATTCTTGCTGGACAATCATTTAGTCTGCTTAAAGTGATGGTTcactcaaaatgaaaattctgtcattaataactcaccctcgttgtttcaaacccgtaagactttcgttcatctttggaacacaaattaagatattttgatgaaatccaagagctttctggcccttcATAGACCCttcaagggtcctaccacattcaaggcccagaaaagtaccaagaatATCAACAAAATAGTCGGTGACACATCAGTGGTTgaaatgtaattttataaagctacaagaatactttgtccgcaaaaaactaaaataatgactttattcaacaactcTTCTCCCACGAATTACTGTCTTGTGTCATAGAGAGTACCACGATGTATGAGGGTCGTGCTGCTGATGAAGAACTCTCAATAATGGcggaagaattgttgaataaagtcgctatttttaattattttttttgtgctaaaaaagtattctcataactTATAAATTTACAATTGAATTACTGATGTCACAGACTATTCTATTCtgacagaaagctctcagatttcataaatatcttaatttgggttccaaagatgaacgaaagtaTTAGGGGTTTGGAATAACAAGCGGgcgagttattaatgacagaattttcattttgagcgAACCATCGCTTTAAGCAGACTAAATGATGAGTCCAGCAAGAATCACCAGAGGGAAGTCTGCCATTTCACTGAAAGGCTAAGTTATGATGTCGATTAAGAAttcaaaaaattaattttgaaaaATGAATCTGTCAGAGTAAGACCAATAATATTCatttagaaaatgcatgttatttcaaTTTCATGCACTGCAAATATGAATCtacttagaaaaaaaataatcagTGTTCCCATAGAAAGACAGAAACACAAATAGAAGGGAAAgggaaaacgaaaaaaaaaaaaaaaaaaaaaaacaggctcagCTGGTGTTATCATTTGGTATTCCAGCATTTCTGCTAGAGCTTTAAAAATGAAGCTGTCAGCTGTCTCAAAGAACTCTTCATGGCATTATCTTTATTTTACTAACATTTTCCTGTCCAGTCAACAACATTCAGCTTTcagagatttaaaaaataaatccacAATCAGAGTCACAAGTACAGTCAAACCTAAAAtcattcagacaccagatatcatttttctATTAGTATGTTTTtctactagtgggtgcaggacactatagtgcatttatgtaagtgaggatagcataAATAAAGTAAACcttgactaccagtaaaattgatataaatttgggaccaaaaatattCAGACcatgtgttttttctttaattgctaatgcaaactTTTTATACCACAGACTAAACATTAAAGcactgcttggtaattggtcaacaaagtattgaaagttatataaatatcgtcatactaacagttatctgaatttttggttgattgtaatccattacatacctttctatcaaagttatctgacattatcaagatgaatttgttctgacacaggtTAACTACttgttatattttttaaactataaaaaaagtgataatgtgagaaattgaagttgaaggtgtctaaataaattttggtttgactgtacatcttGCAGGCCCTGGATGTGGTTTGTTGCTTAATTGCTTAATTGTTAAGCCAAGGCAAGATGCATATTCTGTACAAAAAATCAGCCCAAGGACTCACTAACAAAAAAATCATggtctctaaaaaaaaaaaaacttgaatcaGCAGCACAATAGCAAAATTTAATTCTACCACAAAAACTTTTCTTCCTTAAAATAAATCTCCCGATGACAGCTTCTTCGGCAACAATGAACTCtggcacagtttttttttttctttgggacACACACACGCTCAAGTGCTCTCGTACACATACAATCACACAGCCAGAGGCTGCTGGCTTTATTTATCTCATCTAGGAGGGGAAAAAAAGTGAGATCACAGCGTCCCTGAGGTTGCCATGGCTACGGCAGTCGGCTGCACGTGTGCTGAGTCAGCGCAGCTGGGTGTCTCTTCATGTGTCCTTTTCAGACAGTCTCACAGGTCATAACACACACTCAAATGCAATTAAATCTCAGAGACAGAGAAGCAGAATTCACATGGAGAGCACAAAAAAAGGTTCAGAGAGAACAGACGGCATATATTTCCTTGACAGACCACGTTGTTCTTCATTTAGCAACAACCCCAAAGGTCCTACATAATCACTCCTGAGATAAAGGTGCAGCTGAGGCTGAATTATGCTCACATCTTTAAGCTAATTACCTAGATCTAGAAGTCAACATAAAATAGAGCGTCTGACTGAAACGACTTGATTGCGCATTTGTGAAACTGTCAGATTCACAATGCATCTTTAAATGTGGTTGGACGCAGTCAACAGCTTGTGGAAATGAAAGTGCCAGACTCACTGGTAGACTGGAAGGTCTGCCCTGCATGTCCTCTGTGCTGCTCTTCGACGCCAGAGGCGGACCGGAGGGGGGAGCGCTGGACTGAGAGCTAAAAGACTCCTGGGAAATCTCCTGTAGGGGGTAAAAGGCAGCTCAGGTCAGTCAATATAAGCATTTAGGATGGTGGGCCCTTGTAGAGATGGGTTTAGGTCAGTCTCACTGTTAGTAATGCAAGTCTCTGCTTTTGTACTTAAGAATAACCAGTTACAATACTGCTTTTATTACCGCACGAGTCTGTAAATGTGATGGCACTGTGAATTGAAATGCATTCCAgacttcaaataaatgcaaacgcAGTCCTCCAATTTAGTTCAAACACACAAAGTGAATATTAAACATGCTATTAACATCCCACCTTTAAATTTGCATTTGTTCAAAAAAATAAACATGGTAAGTGGGATTTAAAAACACCCTCCAGTGtaaaaaatgtatgcatttaCTTGTTACTTGGCAGATACTTTTGATCATTTGGCAGgttgcatttgttaacattaaagcATTAGATttaaactaacaatgaacaaccaTTACATTTTTGCCTCGATTAGTAAATGCTGTgaagttaatttataaatatcCTATTGTTCACTGTTAATTAATGCTTGATAATATATTACTACTATAAATAAGACACTACAAGTCTCTTTTCCTcagcaagactgcatttattgtatcaaaaatacagttaaaacagtaacattgtaaaatatttttacaacttACAATAACGGCTGTCTATTGTCTATATTTGAAGACGCA encodes:
- the arid1aa gene encoding AT-rich interactive domain-containing protein 1A isoform X2, producing MAAQVASATSLNTSPPSELKKPDRDPKEESVPGEKQQENKEPGLESGSPARGELQDRADVGNAGGGGESEMKNGNGNPSRVNNNQNETTGPEGNNHPGMVHHHAPGFQPASYSYAQHYGRAPFHQHGGQQSPGMAAAAGPGALSSNMMDPYQPNSHDHGFPNHQYNNYSPFGNRSPYPGQGYSMNSPRSAPQAQAVGGQSAKQQQQPAAAAASYTNQRYNMGNPQPTSTPTLNQLLTSPSGARGYPNYPPSEYNSQDGAKGPADMGSSSGQYGGGHPGWQQRTHHPPPMSPGSTGQPLGRNQTPGSMDQMGKMRGQPYGSGGPYSQQPHQGPPSGPQQGPAYTGQGYGPPGPQRYPMGMQGRMQYSQQMPSYGQQGPGGYVQQGQQPYYGQHGQGPHSAQQQSPYPQPSPGQPGGQGPYSQQPHGPQSSGPHGQTGPPYQQPHMPQQPQAQLTGPSPGPSQSPYSQSSAAPQASQSPYPQQQVPQSQPSQQGSSQAPPASQPSYPPSQGPQQQQQQPAPTSQQPPQTPTPASQPPAGHGQMPQGQPASYSQNPPQQQQQQQQQQQQQQSPYQRFPPPPQEISQESFSSQSSAPPSGPPLASKSSTEDMQGRPSSLPDLSGSIDDLPTGTEGALSPGVSTSGVSSSQGEQSNPAQSPFSPHTSPPVGSPASASASRSGPLSPATMPGNQMPPRPSSGQSDGIMHPSMNQPGMGQERGYIQRNPQMAPYGSPQSSSALSPRQSSGGQVHAGMVPYQQNNSMANYGPQGGQYGPQGYPRQPGYSGMPNANYPGPGMSGSINPMSGQAGGGPMFAGMPSGRMPHGQMGARPYGPNMGPNMSPNMGPNMGNMPPQVGSGMCPPPGLNRKPQDVASMQHGPTNSIHTRLPGYPNMSPGPGMMGSGPPYGPSMNNMPGMMNTQGSPYPMGGNMANNTSGMSPGPDFGMDGKLNQAQKMNNKVEGTPKTESKSKKSSSSTTTNEKITRLYELGPEPERKMWVDRYLAFIEEKAMGMSNLPAVGRKPLDLFRLYVSVKEIGGLTQVNKNKKWRELATNLNVGTSSSAASSLKKQYIQCLYAFECKIERGEDPPPDIMTGDSKKNQAKIQPPSPAGSGSLQGPQTPQSTSSSMAESGDLKPPTPASTPHSQMPPMPSGSVNLQDPFADSDFSRRNTMTPNSGYQSGMSTPEMPGRMGPYEPNKDHFSGMRKVGEQFMPSGQGPNSNLGEQYNRGPPGPMGNMPMGQRHQYPYGPGYERRPESGMGPEGSMGPGVPQPNILTSNAESGMYSPNRYPPQQQRHESFSNQYPGQGAPPGGSYPNQQPGMYPQQQSNYKRPGDGGYPPAKRHHDGEMFSGPYNAQQPQPPPQAPPSGPSSGQEMYNQYNSSYPGSERRPPGPQNQFPFPFGRDRMQAGTGPSSQGSMPPQMMGSPMQSGPDGPQGGMWQGRGDMGYPNYPNRQGPPTGPGQGPGFHAMTRSEDMMPSEPRMNHEGQWPGPRQPPYGPSGACPPMSRPLQSNYQSPQSMQNHIPQVSSPTPMPRPMESRTSPSKSTYIPSNIKMQKAGPPVPASHIVPSSVQPPMMRRDLSFPPGSIEASSPVLKSRRRLTMKEIGTPEAWRVMMSLKSGLLAESTWALDTINILLYDDNSISNFNLIQLPGFLELIVEYFRRCLIEIFGILREYEVGDPGQRALLDPSVLKKDENTVDDEALVEGMEEDGETEDEDEGEEMHRSKHQEQHMAQGPLQIKQEEKPRTIEDSVKKEDCQGTEGESSAEPKTSEPPCLELAVTQEKPKQASKFDKLPLKIVRKKDPFVVDCSSKLGRLQEFDSGLLHWSIGGGDTTEHIQTHFESKIDLLHQRKHLPSQVPDRKRGAQSSPSLPSSSEELGKEVDRQPSPESSTEKVTNGISDLRDDRPADCLETASEGTSHIEKDQEKPVPETATSENIRPAAPSPSLQGQLSIAVLEDEPHSKDEAPLVTLSDWQDSLARRCICVSNIVRSLSFIPGNDSEMSKHAGLLLLLGRLLLLHHRHPERKQAPLTYEKEEEVDESLGSKKDEWWWDCLEVLRENCLVTLANISGQLDFSVYTESICLPLLDGLLHWAVCPSAEAQDPFPSLGLNGALSPQRLVLETLCKLSIQDNNVDLILATPPFSRLEKLFGNLVRLVGERKVPVCREMAVVLLANLAQGDSLAARAIAVQKASVGNLLGFLEDSLAATQFQQSQGSLLHMQGSHFEPTSVDMMRRAARALLALAKVEENHSEFTLYESRLLDLSVSPLMNSMVSHVICDVLFLIGQS